The following are encoded together in the Thunnus maccoyii chromosome 18, fThuMac1.1, whole genome shotgun sequence genome:
- the sh2b1 gene encoding SH2B adapter protein 1 — protein MNGSLLTPPSPRAANSSPLPPSPSPSPSPPSPSLLPLSPRPPPLPPLVSPPPQAHPSSLSDTPTPSPSPCLSWTEFCELHARVAAGDFARHFRAFLLENPHYSPDSAAAFCRRFTDRFVRHFQSELEGALPPSCASGREEMVSWAPQSDATSLEEEAVSPLSASGGAVLPCPPANTTRGLSKPAPTRLVLENRSGDRFQDSYAHSQVLPPSSSSSCCSSVGGNNGRREERGAMMIMTPGNGEAPVEEEEDSWLGVASVGEDVEPDERDAESTEVDSADPSHTPQIPPSSVTPPPGSKGNSTPNSSKNKLKKRFSLRSVGRSVRGSVRGILHWRSSSSDSAQSQLPSSYSYTMGVQDATLVSTSKRNSGTQPPTPTSSMPVSLSMPLSLPHSSSSSLPPSSSSSATSLSLSEAARDRRRSNGEGGEKEKWSHRLEKLRLSRSPPPVLTPTAAGSHSASSTLPPSSAAAAAMGPPRKVGRLVREGGVSVSSSNDELGGSHGFSGFSFGLLHHGTDNNNAASASSAAAQAGPAQPLASGGNVPWRGGRWHKCRLVLRERDREGGERGEEYYLEFFIPPKSSKPRLTVPCCSIVDVRSTTALEVPDKENTFLLQVEGSAQYVIETRDAVQMRAWLSDIRNGICLSEQEDAEGVCVGPLDISGTPEIVDRLSQVCYGGIGGSSPLMDPLPPELPPRAPLDEPDGRVLGGGGASLGTPFAETPDATGSFLFSEVTSAETVEHPLSECQWFHGTLSRLKAAQLVLAGGPASHGVFLVRQSETRRGEYVLTFNFQGKAKHLRLSLNEDGQCRVQHLWFQSIFDMLEHFRVHPIPLESGGASDVTLISFVGATAVRQPGRDRAGSRPTVCDVITTRHPDSPSTPISDCVLDQQTP, from the exons ATGAACGGCTCTCTTTTAACCCCACCCAGCCCGCGGGCGGCAAACTCCTCACCTTTACCTCCCTCACCCTCCCCGTCACCCTCCCCGccatctccctctctgctgCCCCTCTCCCCCCGGCCACCTCCTCTCCCACCACTGGTGAGCCCTCCTCCCCAGGCTCACCCGTCCTCCCTGTCGGACACCCCCACGCCGTCCCCCTCACCTTGCCTGAGCTGGACCGAATTCTGTGAGCTCCACGCGCGTGTCGCAGCTGGTGACTTTGCACGCCACTTTCGGGCTTTCCTCCTGGAGAACCCCCACTACTCCCCAGATTCAGCAGCCGCCTTCTGCCGTCGCTTCACTGACCGCTTTGTTCGTCACTTCCAGAGCGAGCTGGAGGGGGCGCTCCCTCCGAGCTGTGCTTCTGGGAGGGAGGAGATGGTGAGCTGGGCTCCCCAGTCAGATGCTACTTCCCTGGAAGAGGAAGCGGTCTCACCCCTGTCGGCGTCCGGGGGTGCTGTCCTTCCGTGTCCCCCGGCCAACACGACGCGGGGCTTATCCAAGCCCGCGCCGACGCGGCTCGTGCTGGAGAACCGCAGCGGGGACAGGTTTCAAGATTCTTACGCCCACAGCCAAGTCCTACCTCCATCTTCATCGTCGTCATGTTGCTCCTCGGTGGGAGGGAATAACGGCAGGCGCGAGGAGAGGGGCGCCATGATGATCATGACCCCTGGGAACGGGGAAGCACCGgtcgaggaagaggaggacagctGGCTCGGGGTAGCGTCTGTGGGGGAAGACGTTGAGCCAGACGAGCGGGATGCTGAGTCCACAGAGGTTGACAGTGCAGACCCCTCCCACACTCCTCAGATTCCACCTTCCTCTGTCACTCCTCCGCCCGGCTCCAAAGGTAACAGCACACCCAACTCctccaaaaacaaactgaagaagCGCTTCTCGCTGCGGAGTGTGGGTCGTAGTGTTCGGGGGAGTGTCAGAGGAATCCTGCACTGGCGAAGCTCCTCCAGCGACTCGGCCCAGAGCCAGCTGCCCTCCAGCTACAGCTACACGATGGGTGTGCAGGACGCCACCCTGGTGTCAACCTCCAAGAGGAACTCTGGTACACAGCCTCCTACACCCACCTCGTCCATGCCCGTCTCTCTGTCCAtgcccctctccctcccccactcctcctcctcctctctgcccccCTCATCTTCAAGCAGCgccacctctctgtctctttcggAAGCCGCTCGGGATCGGCGGCGGAGCAACGGCGAAGGCGGCGAGAAGGAGAAGTGGAGCCATCGTCTGGAGAAACTCAGACTGTCACGAtcccctcctcctgtcctcacCCCGACCGCCGCCGGCTCTCACTCCGCCTCCTCCACGCTGCCTCCGAGCAGCGCGGCCGCCGCCGCCATGGGACCTCCGAGGAAGGTGGGCCGGCTGGTGCGGGAGGGCGGGGTGAGCGTTAGTTCATCCAACGACGAGTTAGGCGGGAGCCATGGATTTTCTGGCTTCTCGTTCGGTCTACTGCATCACGGTACAGACAACAACAACGCTGCCTCAGCTTCATCTGCCGCAGCCCAGGCGGGTCCGGCGCAGCCTCTGGCGAGCGGCGGGAACGTGCCCTGGAGAGGAGGACGCTGGCATAAATGTCGTCTGGTCCTCAGAGAGCGGGACAGAGAAGGCGGCGAGCGGGGAGAGGAGTACTACCTGGAATTCTTCATTCCACCCAAA TCGTCAAAGCCTCGGCTGACTGTCCCCTGCTGCTCTATCGTGGACGTGAGGAGCACCACGGCGCTGGAGGTCCCCGATAAGGAGAACACCTTCCTGCTGCAG GTGGAAGGGTCGGCGCAGTACGTGATCGAAACACGCGACGCTGTTCAGATGAGAGCCTGGCTGAGCGACATCAGGAACGGCATCTGTCTCAG TGAGCAGGAAGATGCTGAAGGTGTGTGCGTGGGGCCGTTAGACATCAGCGGGACGCCTGAGATTGTTGACCGTCTTTCACAAG TGTGTTACGGAGGTATCGGAGGCTCCTCACCTCTGATGGATCCTCTCCCACCAGAGTTGCCACCTCGAGCCCCGCTGGACGAACCGGATGGCCGGGTTCTCGGGGGAGGCGGGGCTAGTCTGGGCACACCGTTCGCTGAGACGCCAGACGCCACAG GGTCCTTCCTGTTCTCAGAGGTGACGTCTGCTGAGACGGTGGAGCACCCGCTCAGTGAGTGCCAGTGGTTTCACGGCACCTTGTCGCGCCTCAAAGCTGCTCAGCTGGTGTTGGCCGGAGGCCCGGCGAGTCACGGCGTCTTCCTGGTTCGCCAGAGCGAGACACGGCGCGGAGAGTACGTCCTCACCTTTAACTTCCAGGGCAAGGCCAAG CACCTCCGTCTGTCCCTGAACGAGGACGGTCAGTGCCGAGTGCAGCACCTTTGGTTCCAGTCCATCTTTGACATGTTGGAGCACTTCCGGGTGCATCCGATCCCGCTGGAGTCCGGCGGAGCCTCGGACGTCACGCTCATCAGCTTCGTGGGTGCCACCGCTGTTCGCCAGCCAG GCCGGGACAGGGCAGGCAGTCGGCCTAcagtctgtgatgtcatcaccacGCGCCATCCTGACTCTCCATCAACCCCCATCTCTGACTGTGT ACTTGACCAGCAGACCCCGTAG